TTAAAGAGATAGTCATCAAAATGTTTTTTAAAACGGAATTCTTCAGGAAGAGCTGTATATGCCCTACAATTAATTTGAAGTACGCCTGGCCTTGAAAATTTTATGGGAAATGTGATGGGTACTGATGAAAATGGAATATATGAGTTTAACAAAAAATACCTAAAATGATCAAGTGATTAAATCTAGATTTGCTTTCGAAATGAATAAGAAGAAACAGCATAACTAGAGCCCATCTCAAACGAGAAGGGCTTTTTTTGTCCTCGGGTTTGTCCTCTTCTTAATAATATCGCATTTAAATTAATTTAGTTGAATTCTTGCGAAATATTGATATATAGTCCTTTTTTGTATCCTATTACTTTCTATTTTATTTAAAGATGAATGGGCGGCATGATGTAATCATCGCCTAGAACCCTTGGTATATAGGGGTTTGTAAGGTGGAGATTAGTGAAATGCTAACTTTTTGCTAACTTTCAGTTTTTGAAACAACTTAATTTCACCAATTAGAGGAGACCTTTCGTAAGTTCACTGAACTTATGAGAGGTCTTTTTTAAAATATTTTTTGTCATATGAGCGTAAATGTTCATCGTCGTGTTTATATCTGAATGCCTTAATCATTCTTGAATCTTTTTTACACCTGCCTCAGCTTCAATGTGTATGAGATAGAGAGTCTATGAAAAGCAGTATTTAACCTCGAGTTAAAGGAAACTACATCTCTTTTGATGTAAACGTTGAATCAGAGGGAAGGCTATCTGAAAATTGGGCGGGAAATTCTTATAAAAATGAATTTCTAAAATAAACAGAAAAAACTTCTGAAAAAGAAGTGAAACGCTTGGTGAGGAATGCAGTGGAAAAAAAGCGAAAGAATACTAAGGCGACGTTGCTGGCTTCGGAAATCGATTGAATTAAACCCCCTATATTATGGAAGAAGGTCAAAAAGGATTGGGCCCAAACATTTAGTGAAATGCCGATCAACTACCATGTAAAATTAACTATTAAAGATTATGGAACATCAGGATTAAAGAAGTGAGACTTTAAGTTCAATACGATTAGATCCTCTTATCCTCTATAGACGTGAAAATTGAAAAGATTAAAAGAAGATGTTTAGACTAAAAATGTCTAAACATCTTCTTCACATAGAACCTAATGATCTATTCAAAATGGTAGTAGTAATATATTTAAAGTCTGTTTCGATACTATAGATAAAATGGTTCTAAGGCATACCGGGTACTCCTCAATGAACTCATTGTGCTTTTCCAAGTTCATTGTCTTCACCGCTTTTGTGCTTTTTTCTCTTCTTTATTATTACGTGGTAATAAATATAACAGGCCACCATAAATGGTATACCACAGTATAGCCCTAGTCTTTGATTAGGAATGAAAATAAGGCTAATTAACACAATTCCGTATGACACGAATCCCAAGATCGGAACAAGTGGATAAAGAGGTGTTCTGAATTTTAAATCTTTTACATTGCCACCTTCTGCTATAAACCGTTTTCGAAAAAAGAACTGTGATGCACAAATAGACATCCATACGACAATTGTAATCACACCTGAAATAGAAATAAGCCAGACATAGACTGTTTCTGCAGCCACGACACTAGTAAGAAGTGAGAGTGCCGATATGGATATTGTGATAATCAGTGCATTCAACGGAATACCTTTTGAAGATAATTTACCGACCGCAGATGGGGCCATTTCAGTTTTAGAAAGTGACCAGAGCATTCTTGATGCTGCATACAGTCCTGAATTGGCTACAGATAGAACAGCGGTAAGGATAACAAAATTCATAATATCTGAAGCATATGGAATTCCAATCATGTCAAATACGGAAACAAACGGACTTTCAACTAATCCGGCAGTTTTCCACGGTATTAGTGCAACAAGTACAAACATCGCCAAAACAAAGAAAAACATGGTACGCCAAATGATATTTCGAATGGAACGCGGTAGCGTCTTGTCTGGATTTTCACTTTCTCCAGCAGCTATACCAATGAGTTCAGTTCCCTGGAAAGAATAGTTCACCGTAACCATTGTTAAAAATATGGCGAGAATACCATTTGGGAAGAGGCCACCGTCACCTGTGAAATTCGAAAAAAACGGGGCAGATTCATTACCTTTTAAGTCAAGGAAACCAAGCATAGCTGCCCCCCCAAGGATAATAAAGAGAACAATAGCTGTCACCTTAATGCTAGAAAACCAAAATTCTGTTTCTGCAAAGCTACGAGTGGACAATGCGTTTATTGAGAATATGATAATTCCGAATACCATACACCAAATCCAAACAGGAACTTCCGGAAACCAACGCTGCATAAGAATACCTGCAGATGTAAATTCTAATCCAATCGTATTCGCCCAACTTAACCAGTAAAGCCAGCCAATCGTAAATCCAGTTGAAGGACTAATATATTTCGTAGCATATGCTTGAAAAGAGCCCGAATTTGGCATAGCTACTGTTAATTCACCGAGACAAAGCATAACAAGATACATAAGAAACCCACCAAGTACATAAGCAAGAACGGCTCCTCCGGGTCCCGCCTGACTAATTGTAAATCCTGAACCGAGAAATAATCCAGTTCCAATGACACCACCAAGTGCAATCATGAACAAATGTCTGCTTTTCATCGTGCGCCTTAATTCATCGTTTTCCTTAGGTATCATTCCCATTCTTTATCACTCTTTCTTATATCATTAATGAAACAAAAAATATGAATATTATGATAATTATTTCGTGCATATTTCTAGGATAATAGGTAAACTACACAATCTATTTAGCATCACCTATTAAAATAATTCGATAGCTGTTTAAAAAACACACAGGCTTAATAACATCAAATTTATAGGGAAGATTGGAAAGAATAAAAGCTTCTTTCTCCCTCCAATCTCTGAAGCTATTACATTACCGGGTCTACTTGCTTAAAATCGCTTCATTTTTTTTTAATAACTTAAGCGTTACATTTCTTAAAAGTCCGGGTAAAACGCCAAAAGTATAAGGCTTATAAACCCGTTCTGTCCATTTATGAGCGTCTTTTCCATATACACCGATATTGATAGATGGGATATTAAGATTACGAATGTCCTTTATAGGCAAAGGATAAATGGACTCCCATTCCGGGAAATTATTTAATAACGCCAGGATGTCCTCGTCGGTTTCGTGCAAGGATAAAAAGCTGCCATCTGCTAGATAAGGGAAGAACTTTTTCAGTGCAAACTTTTCGTCGGTTTCTTTTGCTACTTCATCTAATACTTCTTTTAGTGCATTTTCCAGATTAGCGTCCCTCTCATTATCTTGATTTAAATAGTTGTGTGGAAGATAAGGTGGCGCGAAAAAGATGATAACCCGCGGCTTTTTATTAGGATCAAGTTCTTGTAAGGCTTCGACAATTTTGAAGCAAAGCATTCTTGGCTCTAAATTTTCATTCTCATTAAACGCTTTCTTCATTCTTTCCGCTGTATTAATACCCATCTTTTCCAACTCATCCACATAATCGGCCAAACTCGTTACTTCAATATTCCAGGATAGTGTTTTCGGTGGCAACCCTGTGCGCATGAGAAAATCGTTGTAATGCTTGAATAGAACATGTTCTGTTTCCCTGCAGGCCTCAAGTGCAACAGCAGTTAACTTATCCATGACTTCTTTCGTTGTCGCTTTATAAACAAAGTAGTTAAAATAGAGGTAGCTACTAGTAGCGGTTTGTACATTGTAAAATTCTTTTGTATCGCGTTGATACAAACAAGAAGGGGGGAGAACCAATTCACCGTCAATATTTTCGGCTAGATCCAGGTTATTATGGACACGGCGCGTTATCTCAGCCGCAATAAAGTTTGGATCAATACCGGATAACGTTTCACCTACGTGGGCCTCGCGACCATAAATATAGAAACTCGGTAGAAGCTTACCTGCTGCTCCCGTATAAATATAGCGGTGAGGGTCATTATCATATAAAGGAGTAATAAAGTCATCATTAATGGCTACCGTATAAGACAACCCTTGCTCCTCTTTCAATCGATTCAACTCAGCAATGGCAGATATCACTCCCTTATGCTGGCTTTCTTCATCTGGGTTTACCATTAACAGAATATTACCTGTTAATTCTTCGGGATGTTCGGAAAAGTGGAGAACATTTGCAATGTGTATTGCGATCCCGCTTTGCATATCAACGGCCCCTCTTCCAAACAGCCACTCTCCTGATTGAGCATCTTTTTGTACATCTTTGTCAAATGCATACATTTTGAAAAAATCCTCTAACGCATCGGGATTCATCGCATCTTTTTTCATGCTGCTATAATCTTCAATACCAACAGTATCCAAATGCGAATGGTAAATAATTGTATCTTTAGTCTCTGTTTTCCCTTTGACTAAAGCAAAAATATTTTTCCGGCCTAGTATATCGTTTGGAACCGGCTGTTCCCATACTTGAGATGGGTTTTGTTGAAAATACGGAAAGCCTAGAAGAGTTTCTTTTACAAAGTTAGCCACTTCCACCTCGCCACTTGTTCCGTTAATGCTGTTAATACCTACAAGAGCACGTGTAAGCGTTTCTACTTTTTCAGGCGTTGTCATGTTGTATATTTTGTTGTACATGATTGTTATCTCCTTAAAAAAATGTATTTATTTATTAGTTGCTAGCGACTTACGCCTTATTGAATGGACAAATTGCTCCATTCGGTTTAATCCTTCTTCAAGTGTTTCAATAGATGCCGCATAAGAAATCCTAACGTACCCTTCTCCAAACTCTGAAAACGCGTCGCCAGGAACAACTGCAACACTTGTCTCTTGGAGTAGCTTCAACGCAAAATCAAACGATTTCATCTTTGTACTTTTTATAGAAGGGAAAACGTAAAAGGCACCATCTGGTTTGACAACATCTAATCCCATGTCGGTAAGCCGTTTGCAGATGTACTCTCTTCGTTTTCGATACGCTTCAACCATCTGGCTCGGATCATCCTTCCCTTGGGTTAATGCTTCGATTGCGGCATATTGGCTAATTGTGCTGGCACATACTGAATTATAAAGATGGACTTTTAACATTTGGCTAGATAAATAGGAAGGCGAAAAAGTAAAACCAATTCTCCAACCTGTCATAGAATGGGATTTTGCAAGTCCGTTAACGACGATAGTTTTCTCTCTCATACCTGGAACAGAGGCAATTGAAAAATGTTTTTTATCATAAGACAGTTCACTGTAGATTTCATCTGATACAACAAAGATGTTTTTATTTCTAAGTACATTAGCAATTTCAACGATATCTTCTTCACTTAACATACTTCCGGTAGGATTTGAAGGTGAACAAAGAACAATGCAGCGTGTTCGTTTCGTTAGTTTATTCTTAATCATTTCAGCATTCATTTTGAAAGAATTTTTTGACGTATCAACGTAAACCGGAACTGCTCCGCATAATGTAATTAACGGTTCGTATCCAGGATAAATTGGAGAGGGAAGAATGACTTCATCCCCTGCTTGTAAAATGGTTCGGAACGCACTGTCAATGGCTTCAGTTGCACCGTTTGTAACAATGATTTCATCCTCAGGATTGTAGGTAAGATTGTACTTTTGG
The DNA window shown above is from Peribacillus sp. FSL P2-0133 and carries:
- a CDS encoding amino acid permease, which translates into the protein MGMIPKENDELRRTMKSRHLFMIALGGVIGTGLFLGSGFTISQAGPGGAVLAYVLGGFLMYLVMLCLGELTVAMPNSGSFQAYATKYISPSTGFTIGWLYWLSWANTIGLEFTSAGILMQRWFPEVPVWIWCMVFGIIIFSINALSTRSFAETEFWFSSIKVTAIVLFIILGGAAMLGFLDLKGNESAPFFSNFTGDGGLFPNGILAIFLTMVTVNYSFQGTELIGIAAGESENPDKTLPRSIRNIIWRTMFFFVLAMFVLVALIPWKTAGLVESPFVSVFDMIGIPYASDIMNFVILTAVLSVANSGLYAASRMLWSLSKTEMAPSAVGKLSSKGIPLNALIITISISALSLLTSVVAAETVYVWLISISGVITIVVWMSICASQFFFRKRFIAEGGNVKDLKFRTPLYPLVPILGFVSYGIVLISLIFIPNQRLGLYCGIPFMVACYIYYHVIIKKRKKHKSGEDNELGKAQ
- a CDS encoding M20/M25/M40 family metallo-hydrolase, whose product is MYNKIYNMTTPEKVETLTRALVGINSINGTSGEVEVANFVKETLLGFPYFQQNPSQVWEQPVPNDILGRKNIFALVKGKTETKDTIIYHSHLDTVGIEDYSSMKKDAMNPDALEDFFKMYAFDKDVQKDAQSGEWLFGRGAVDMQSGIAIHIANVLHFSEHPEELTGNILLMVNPDEESQHKGVISAIAELNRLKEEQGLSYTVAINDDFITPLYDNDPHRYIYTGAAGKLLPSFYIYGREAHVGETLSGIDPNFIAAEITRRVHNNLDLAENIDGELVLPPSCLYQRDTKEFYNVQTATSSYLYFNYFVYKATTKEVMDKLTAVALEACRETEHVLFKHYNDFLMRTGLPPKTLSWNIEVTSLADYVDELEKMGINTAERMKKAFNENENLEPRMLCFKIVEALQELDPNKKPRVIIFFAPPYLPHNYLNQDNERDANLENALKEVLDEVAKETDEKFALKKFFPYLADGSFLSLHETDEDILALLNNFPEWESIYPLPIKDIRNLNIPSINIGVYGKDAHKWTERVYKPYTFGVLPGLLRNVTLKLLKKNEAILSK
- a CDS encoding aminotransferase A encodes the protein MENSINKSVSTIKIPGIRTFSNMVIHYTDAINLTLGQPDFTTPEHIKEAAITAIRQDHTAYTHNAGLLGLRKAAADYVFQKYNLTYNPEDEIIVTNGATEAIDSAFRTILQAGDEVILPSPIYPGYEPLITLCGAVPVYVDTSKNSFKMNAEMIKNKLTKRTRCIVLCSPSNPTGSMLSEEDIVEIANVLRNKNIFVVSDEIYSELSYDKKHFSIASVPGMREKTIVVNGLAKSHSMTGWRIGFTFSPSYLSSQMLKVHLYNSVCASTISQYAAIEALTQGKDDPSQMVEAYRKRREYICKRLTDMGLDVVKPDGAFYVFPSIKSTKMKSFDFALKLLQETSVAVVPGDAFSEFGEGYVRISYAASIETLEEGLNRMEQFVHSIRRKSLATNK